The following are encoded together in the Vigna angularis cultivar LongXiaoDou No.4 chromosome 9, ASM1680809v1, whole genome shotgun sequence genome:
- the LOC108347295 gene encoding laccase-7 produces the protein MKRVVFWVFALLLASSLAHAAIVEHTFNVEDISVQRLCRQQVITAVNGTLPGPTINAREGDTVVVHVFNKSPYNLTIHWHGILQFLTPWSDGPEFVTQCPIHSGSSYTYKFNLTGQEGTLWWHAHSSFLRATVYGALFIRPRQGHSYPFPKVYQELPVLLGEWWNANVVEVEHNATESQEAPIPSDAYTINGLPSDLYNCSQDGTYQVKVKQGKTYMLRVINAALNTQHFFQVANHTLTVVAIDAAYTNHYDTDVLVLAPGQTVDVLLRTNQRVGSYYMAFSPYHSAPLIEINANITRGLIIYDGNTSAKPVMPDLPAQFDTEKAHRFYTNITGLAGGPHWVPVPRHVDEHMFITFGIGFTVCNNFSGGCTGSTRPLSANMNNESFVLPRGRGVSMLEAFYRNNVDGVYTRDFPNRPPVEFDYTNPNISNEMPFAFQIAPKSTKVKTLKFNSTVEIVLQNTAIITTENHPMHIHGFNFHVLAQGFGNYNATRDEPKFNFLNPQIRNTISVPVGGWSVIRFQANNPGVWLVHCHLETHLPWGLAMAFEVENGPTPSLSVPAPPADLPKC, from the exons ATGAAACGTGTTGTGTTTTGGGTTTTTGCTCTTTTGCTAGCTTCTTCATTGGCTCATGCTGCGATTGTGGAACACACTTTCAAT GTGGAAGACATATCTGTACAACGCTTGTGTCGTCAACAAGTGATCACTGCCGTTAATGGAACCCTACCAGGACCTACAATTAACGCTCGAGAGGGTGATACCGTTGTTGTTCATGTCTTCAACAAATCACCCTACAATCTTACTATTCATTG GCACGGAATTCTTCAATTTTTAACCCCATGGTCAGACGGTCCTGAATTTGTAACTCAATGCCCAATACATTCTGGCAGCAGTTACACATACAAATTTAACCTAACGGGACAAGAAGGGACACTTTGGTGGCATGCACACTCCTCTTTTCTACGTGCTACAGTCTATGGTGCCCTTTTCATTCGCCCTCGACAAGGACACTCCTACCCTTTTCCTAAAGTTTACCAAGAACTCCCAGTACTGCTTG GTGAGTGGTGGAATGCTAATGTTGTAGAGGTTGAGCACAATGCAACGGAGTCCCAAGAGGCGCCAATCCCGTCTGATGCGTATACAATCAACGGTTTACCCAGCGATCTATATAACTGCTCTCAGGATG GAACGTACCAGGTGAAAGTGAAACAAGGAAAAACCTACATGCTGCGCGTCATCAACGCTGCACTCAATACGCAACACTTCTTCCAGGTAGCGAACCACACGTTAACAGTGGTAGCCATCGACGCTGCCTACACCAACCACTACGACACCGACGTTCTAGTGCTCGCTCCGGGTCAAACCGTCGATGTCCTCCTCAGAACAAACCAGCGCGTCGGTTCTTATTACATGGCTTTCAGCCCATACCATTCCGCTCCTCTTATAGAAATCAACGCCAACATTACCCGAGGTCTGATCATTTACGACGGTAACACGTCAGCAAAGCCCGTCATGCCGGACCTTCCGGCTCAGTTCGACACCGAAAAAGCCCACAGGTTCTACACTAACATCACGGGCCTGGCAGGTGGACCCCACTGGGTCCCCGTGCCACGCCACGTGGACGAGCACATGTTCATCACTTTCGGGATTGGCTTCACGGTGTGCAACAATTTCTCAGGAGGCTGCACGGGGTCCACGCGTCCACTTTCTGCCAACATGAACAACGAGTCCTTCGTCCTGCCACGTGGCAGAGGGGTATCGATGCTTGAAGCGTTTTACCGCAACAACGTCGATGGGGTGTACACTAGGGATTTTCCAAATCGTCCTCCGGTTGAGTTTGACTATACCAACCCAAACATATCGAATGAGATGCCTTTTGCCTTCCAAATCGCGCCGAAATCAACGAAGGTGAAGACGTTGAAGTTCAATTCGACGGTTGAGATTGTGCTTCAGAACACCGCCATCATTACGACGGAGAACCACCCCATGCACATTCACGGTTTTAACTTCCATGTTTTGGCTCAAGGGTTTGGGAATTACAACGCCACCAGAGACGAACCCAAGTTCAATTTTTTGAACCCTCAAATACGTAACACTATTTCTGTGCCCGTGGGAGGATGGTCCGTCATTAGATTCCAAGCAAATAATCCAG GTGTTTGGCTTGTGCATTGCCATTTGGAGACGCATCTGCCATGGGGGCTAGCCATGGCTTTCGAGGTTGAGAATGGACCCACTCCTTCATTGTCGGTGCCCGCACCTCCTGCTGATCTTCCTAAGTGCTAA